In a genomic window of Magnolia sinica isolate HGM2019 chromosome 16, MsV1, whole genome shotgun sequence:
- the LOC131228702 gene encoding uncharacterized protein LOC131228702 isoform X4 produces the protein MVKPRCSIISKETFMLKVANSDNSGTIMSNGHDNILEADNGDGIGLNGHNGSINLKPNDIILGLSCNACDKIVNADDNSLDLVIPGVLVNDEVSILGVRFIGHGHIASKIFTTNEIIPKVRRIWCAWLGEGNSSDQEMLSAPDCDFSIIIFSYTYNLGRKAVVSDLGLLPSSLGTEIENFGSNRKKKRRSFSEPDDIHETQSDDCGSSYGGDSLSSHCSAEKALFLLDDRSENVLMSRQCEGQLQETRLVLSRECRRDLRRQQRLAAERDCDVCKQPMLPGKDVATLLNRKTGNLACSSRNTNGAFHVFHASCLIHWLLLCELEIWSNQSANSKVHNTVDSKSGRKGRAKSSRRKINDENSTGTFISSVFCPECQGTGINIKGDELEKPTVPLSEIFLYKIKAIEAHKAWVKSPEILQRCSTGLHFPSASDENSQEKVLPLKTLHFYQAVEQNKA, from the exons ATGGTGAAACCACGCTGCTCAATCATCTCAAAGGAAACCTTCATGCTCAAAG TTGCTAACAGTGACAACTCTGGAACTATTATGAGTAATGGACATGACAATATTTTGGAAGCTGATAACGGTGACGGAATTGGGCTTAATGGGCATAATGGAAGCATCAATTTGAAGCCCAATGACATTATTCTTGGACTTTCTTGTAATGCCTGTGATAAAATTGTGAATGCTGATGACAACAGTCTCGATCTGGTTATTCCGGGTGTTCTTGTGAATGATGAAGTTTCTATTTTAGGGGTAAGGTTTATTGGGCATGGACATATTGCCTCAAAGATCTTCACAACTAATGAAATTATTCCAAAGGTTAGAAGAATATGGTGTGCTTGGCTGGGAGAAGGGAATTCTAGTGATCAGGAAATGCTATCAGCTCCGGATTGTGATTTTTCCATCATTATTTTCTCTTACACATACAATCTAGGTCGGAAAGCAGTTGTGAGTGACTTAGGCCTTCTGCCCTCTAGTCTTGGTACTGAAATTGAGAACTTTGGAAGCAacagaaagaagaaaaggcgATCATTCTCTGAACCCGATGATATTCATGAAACACAGAGCGATGATTGTGGATCATCATATGGAGGAGATTCTCTGTCTTCGCATTGTTCTGCTGAAAAGGCATTGTTTCTGCTAGATGATCGATCAGAGAATGTCTTAATGTCCAGGCAGTGTGAAGGTCAGCTTCAAGAAACAAGGTTAGTGTTGAGCAGGGAATGTAGGCGTGATTTGAGGAGGCAACAACGTCTAGCAGCTGAAAGAGATTGTGATGTCTGTAAACAACCGATGCTTCCTGGGAAAGATGTTGCTACCCTTTTGAATAGGAAGACTGGGAACCTTGCTTGCAGCAGTAGAAACACAAATGGG GCATTTCATGTGTTTCATGCTTCCTGCCTCATACACTGGCTTCTGCTTTGTGAGTTGGAGATATGGAGTAATCAATCAGCAAATTCAAAAGTCCATAATACTGTTGATTCCAAGTCTGGGAGAAAGGGCAGAGCCAAATCCAGCAGAAGGAAGATTAATGATGAAAACTCTACAGGGACATTCATTTCTTCTGTATTTTGCCCGGAATGCCAGGGTACTGGCATAAACATCAAAGGAGATGAGCTGGAGAAGCCAACTGTTCCTCTCTCTGAG attttcctttaCAAAATAAAAGCAATCGAAGCACACAAAGCTTGGGTGAAAAGCCCTGAAATTCTGCAGAGATGCTCAACAGGCCTTCATTTTCCTTCTGCTTCTGACGAAAACTCTCAG GAAAAGGTGTTGCCCTTGAAGACTCTGCATTTCTATCAAGCAGTGGAACAGaataaagcttaa
- the LOC131228702 gene encoding uncharacterized protein LOC131228702 isoform X2 gives MAAGSELVLRKAGSCSLKEEMAKVTLRSIRNQGHPYVELRENGKRFIFFCTLCLSPCYGETTLLNHLKGNLHAQRYAGAKLTLFGSTPWPFNDGIFFFHQSSEKDQRHLTVLNSNHDRISVANSDNSGTIMSNGHDNILEADNGDGIGLNGHNGSINLKPNDIILGLSCNACDKIVNADDNSLDLVIPGVLVNDEVSILGVRFIGHGHIASKIFTTNEIIPKVRRIWCAWLGEGNSSDQEMLSAPDCDFSIIIFSYTYNLGRKAVVSDLGLLPSSLGTEIENFGSNRKKKRRSFSEPDDIHETQSDDCGSSYGGDSLSSHCSAEKALFLLDDRSENVLMSRQCEGQLQETRLVLSRECRRDLRRQQRLAAERDCDVCKQPMLPGKDVATLLNRKTGNLACSSRNTNGAFHVFHASCLIHWLLLCELEIWSNQSANSKVHNTVDSKSGRKGRAKSSRRKINDENSTGTFISSVFCPECQGTGINIKGDELEKPTVPLSEIFLYKIKAIEAHKAWVKSPEILQRCSTGLHFPSASDENSQVRQVFCLKYC, from the exons atggcagCAGGAAGTGAATTGGTGTTGAGAAAGGCAGGCAGTTGCAGTCTGAAAGAAGAGATGGCCAAGGTGACTCTCCGCAGTATCCGGAATCAGGGACATCCGTACGTCGAGCTAAGGGAAAACGGGAAACGGTTCATCTTCTTTTGCACGTTGTGTCTCTCCCCCTGTTATGGTGAAACCACGCTGCTCAATCATCTCAAAGGAAACCTTCATGCTCAAAGGTATGCCGGTGCCAAACTTACCCTCTTTGGATCCACACCCTGGCCTTTTAATGATGGCATCTTTTTCTTCCATCAATCATCTGAAAAAGACCAACGACACTTAACAGTTTTGAATTCTAACCATGATAGGATTTCAGTTGCTAACAGTGACAACTCTGGAACTATTATGAGTAATGGACATGACAATATTTTGGAAGCTGATAACGGTGACGGAATTGGGCTTAATGGGCATAATGGAAGCATCAATTTGAAGCCCAATGACATTATTCTTGGACTTTCTTGTAATGCCTGTGATAAAATTGTGAATGCTGATGACAACAGTCTCGATCTGGTTATTCCGGGTGTTCTTGTGAATGATGAAGTTTCTATTTTAGGGGTAAGGTTTATTGGGCATGGACATATTGCCTCAAAGATCTTCACAACTAATGAAATTATTCCAAAGGTTAGAAGAATATGGTGTGCTTGGCTGGGAGAAGGGAATTCTAGTGATCAGGAAATGCTATCAGCTCCGGATTGTGATTTTTCCATCATTATTTTCTCTTACACATACAATCTAGGTCGGAAAGCAGTTGTGAGTGACTTAGGCCTTCTGCCCTCTAGTCTTGGTACTGAAATTGAGAACTTTGGAAGCAacagaaagaagaaaaggcgATCATTCTCTGAACCCGATGATATTCATGAAACACAGAGCGATGATTGTGGATCATCATATGGAGGAGATTCTCTGTCTTCGCATTGTTCTGCTGAAAAGGCATTGTTTCTGCTAGATGATCGATCAGAGAATGTCTTAATGTCCAGGCAGTGTGAAGGTCAGCTTCAAGAAACAAGGTTAGTGTTGAGCAGGGAATGTAGGCGTGATTTGAGGAGGCAACAACGTCTAGCAGCTGAAAGAGATTGTGATGTCTGTAAACAACCGATGCTTCCTGGGAAAGATGTTGCTACCCTTTTGAATAGGAAGACTGGGAACCTTGCTTGCAGCAGTAGAAACACAAATGGG GCATTTCATGTGTTTCATGCTTCCTGCCTCATACACTGGCTTCTGCTTTGTGAGTTGGAGATATGGAGTAATCAATCAGCAAATTCAAAAGTCCATAATACTGTTGATTCCAAGTCTGGGAGAAAGGGCAGAGCCAAATCCAGCAGAAGGAAGATTAATGATGAAAACTCTACAGGGACATTCATTTCTTCTGTATTTTGCCCGGAATGCCAGGGTACTGGCATAAACATCAAAGGAGATGAGCTGGAGAAGCCAACTGTTCCTCTCTCTGAG attttcctttaCAAAATAAAAGCAATCGAAGCACACAAAGCTTGGGTGAAAAGCCCTGAAATTCTGCAGAGATGCTCAACAGGCCTTCATTTTCCTTCTGCTTCTGACGAAAACTCTCAGGTTAGACAGGTTTTCTGTCTCAAGTACTGCTAA
- the LOC131228702 gene encoding uncharacterized protein LOC131228702 isoform X3: MAAGSELVLRKAGSCSLKEEMAKVTLRSIRNQGHPYVELRENGKRFIFFCTLCLSPCYGETTLLNHLKGNLHAQRISVANSDNSGTIMSNGHDNILEADNGDGIGLNGHNGSINLKPNDIILGLSCNACDKIVNADDNSLDLVIPGVLVNDEVSILGVRFIGHGHIASKIFTTNEIIPKVRRIWCAWLGEGNSSDQEMLSAPDCDFSIIIFSYTYNLGRKAVVSDLGLLPSSLGTEIENFGSNRKKKRRSFSEPDDIHETQSDDCGSSYGGDSLSSHCSAEKALFLLDDRSENVLMSRQCEGQLQETRLVLSRECRRDLRRQQRLAAERDCDVCKQPMLPGKDVATLLNRKTGNLACSSRNTNGAFHVFHASCLIHWLLLCELEIWSNQSANSKVHNTVDSKSGRKGRAKSSRRKINDENSTGTFISSVFCPECQGTGINIKGDELEKPTVPLSEIFLYKIKAIEAHKAWVKSPEILQRCSTGLHFPSASDENSQEKVLPLKTLHFYQAVEQNKA; the protein is encoded by the exons atggcagCAGGAAGTGAATTGGTGTTGAGAAAGGCAGGCAGTTGCAGTCTGAAAGAAGAGATGGCCAAGGTGACTCTCCGCAGTATCCGGAATCAGGGACATCCGTACGTCGAGCTAAGGGAAAACGGGAAACGGTTCATCTTCTTTTGCACGTTGTGTCTCTCCCCCTGTTATGGTGAAACCACGCTGCTCAATCATCTCAAAGGAAACCTTCATGCTCAAAG GATTTCAGTTGCTAACAGTGACAACTCTGGAACTATTATGAGTAATGGACATGACAATATTTTGGAAGCTGATAACGGTGACGGAATTGGGCTTAATGGGCATAATGGAAGCATCAATTTGAAGCCCAATGACATTATTCTTGGACTTTCTTGTAATGCCTGTGATAAAATTGTGAATGCTGATGACAACAGTCTCGATCTGGTTATTCCGGGTGTTCTTGTGAATGATGAAGTTTCTATTTTAGGGGTAAGGTTTATTGGGCATGGACATATTGCCTCAAAGATCTTCACAACTAATGAAATTATTCCAAAGGTTAGAAGAATATGGTGTGCTTGGCTGGGAGAAGGGAATTCTAGTGATCAGGAAATGCTATCAGCTCCGGATTGTGATTTTTCCATCATTATTTTCTCTTACACATACAATCTAGGTCGGAAAGCAGTTGTGAGTGACTTAGGCCTTCTGCCCTCTAGTCTTGGTACTGAAATTGAGAACTTTGGAAGCAacagaaagaagaaaaggcgATCATTCTCTGAACCCGATGATATTCATGAAACACAGAGCGATGATTGTGGATCATCATATGGAGGAGATTCTCTGTCTTCGCATTGTTCTGCTGAAAAGGCATTGTTTCTGCTAGATGATCGATCAGAGAATGTCTTAATGTCCAGGCAGTGTGAAGGTCAGCTTCAAGAAACAAGGTTAGTGTTGAGCAGGGAATGTAGGCGTGATTTGAGGAGGCAACAACGTCTAGCAGCTGAAAGAGATTGTGATGTCTGTAAACAACCGATGCTTCCTGGGAAAGATGTTGCTACCCTTTTGAATAGGAAGACTGGGAACCTTGCTTGCAGCAGTAGAAACACAAATGGG GCATTTCATGTGTTTCATGCTTCCTGCCTCATACACTGGCTTCTGCTTTGTGAGTTGGAGATATGGAGTAATCAATCAGCAAATTCAAAAGTCCATAATACTGTTGATTCCAAGTCTGGGAGAAAGGGCAGAGCCAAATCCAGCAGAAGGAAGATTAATGATGAAAACTCTACAGGGACATTCATTTCTTCTGTATTTTGCCCGGAATGCCAGGGTACTGGCATAAACATCAAAGGAGATGAGCTGGAGAAGCCAACTGTTCCTCTCTCTGAG attttcctttaCAAAATAAAAGCAATCGAAGCACACAAAGCTTGGGTGAAAAGCCCTGAAATTCTGCAGAGATGCTCAACAGGCCTTCATTTTCCTTCTGCTTCTGACGAAAACTCTCAG GAAAAGGTGTTGCCCTTGAAGACTCTGCATTTCTATCAAGCAGTGGAACAGaataaagcttaa
- the LOC131228702 gene encoding uncharacterized protein LOC131228702 isoform X1 has product MAAGSELVLRKAGSCSLKEEMAKVTLRSIRNQGHPYVELRENGKRFIFFCTLCLSPCYGETTLLNHLKGNLHAQRYAGAKLTLFGSTPWPFNDGIFFFHQSSEKDQRHLTVLNSNHDRISVANSDNSGTIMSNGHDNILEADNGDGIGLNGHNGSINLKPNDIILGLSCNACDKIVNADDNSLDLVIPGVLVNDEVSILGVRFIGHGHIASKIFTTNEIIPKVRRIWCAWLGEGNSSDQEMLSAPDCDFSIIIFSYTYNLGRKAVVSDLGLLPSSLGTEIENFGSNRKKKRRSFSEPDDIHETQSDDCGSSYGGDSLSSHCSAEKALFLLDDRSENVLMSRQCEGQLQETRLVLSRECRRDLRRQQRLAAERDCDVCKQPMLPGKDVATLLNRKTGNLACSSRNTNGAFHVFHASCLIHWLLLCELEIWSNQSANSKVHNTVDSKSGRKGRAKSSRRKINDENSTGTFISSVFCPECQGTGINIKGDELEKPTVPLSEIFLYKIKAIEAHKAWVKSPEILQRCSTGLHFPSASDENSQEKVLPLKTLHFYQAVEQNKA; this is encoded by the exons atggcagCAGGAAGTGAATTGGTGTTGAGAAAGGCAGGCAGTTGCAGTCTGAAAGAAGAGATGGCCAAGGTGACTCTCCGCAGTATCCGGAATCAGGGACATCCGTACGTCGAGCTAAGGGAAAACGGGAAACGGTTCATCTTCTTTTGCACGTTGTGTCTCTCCCCCTGTTATGGTGAAACCACGCTGCTCAATCATCTCAAAGGAAACCTTCATGCTCAAAGGTATGCCGGTGCCAAACTTACCCTCTTTGGATCCACACCCTGGCCTTTTAATGATGGCATCTTTTTCTTCCATCAATCATCTGAAAAAGACCAACGACACTTAACAGTTTTGAATTCTAACCATGATAGGATTTCAGTTGCTAACAGTGACAACTCTGGAACTATTATGAGTAATGGACATGACAATATTTTGGAAGCTGATAACGGTGACGGAATTGGGCTTAATGGGCATAATGGAAGCATCAATTTGAAGCCCAATGACATTATTCTTGGACTTTCTTGTAATGCCTGTGATAAAATTGTGAATGCTGATGACAACAGTCTCGATCTGGTTATTCCGGGTGTTCTTGTGAATGATGAAGTTTCTATTTTAGGGGTAAGGTTTATTGGGCATGGACATATTGCCTCAAAGATCTTCACAACTAATGAAATTATTCCAAAGGTTAGAAGAATATGGTGTGCTTGGCTGGGAGAAGGGAATTCTAGTGATCAGGAAATGCTATCAGCTCCGGATTGTGATTTTTCCATCATTATTTTCTCTTACACATACAATCTAGGTCGGAAAGCAGTTGTGAGTGACTTAGGCCTTCTGCCCTCTAGTCTTGGTACTGAAATTGAGAACTTTGGAAGCAacagaaagaagaaaaggcgATCATTCTCTGAACCCGATGATATTCATGAAACACAGAGCGATGATTGTGGATCATCATATGGAGGAGATTCTCTGTCTTCGCATTGTTCTGCTGAAAAGGCATTGTTTCTGCTAGATGATCGATCAGAGAATGTCTTAATGTCCAGGCAGTGTGAAGGTCAGCTTCAAGAAACAAGGTTAGTGTTGAGCAGGGAATGTAGGCGTGATTTGAGGAGGCAACAACGTCTAGCAGCTGAAAGAGATTGTGATGTCTGTAAACAACCGATGCTTCCTGGGAAAGATGTTGCTACCCTTTTGAATAGGAAGACTGGGAACCTTGCTTGCAGCAGTAGAAACACAAATGGG GCATTTCATGTGTTTCATGCTTCCTGCCTCATACACTGGCTTCTGCTTTGTGAGTTGGAGATATGGAGTAATCAATCAGCAAATTCAAAAGTCCATAATACTGTTGATTCCAAGTCTGGGAGAAAGGGCAGAGCCAAATCCAGCAGAAGGAAGATTAATGATGAAAACTCTACAGGGACATTCATTTCTTCTGTATTTTGCCCGGAATGCCAGGGTACTGGCATAAACATCAAAGGAGATGAGCTGGAGAAGCCAACTGTTCCTCTCTCTGAG attttcctttaCAAAATAAAAGCAATCGAAGCACACAAAGCTTGGGTGAAAAGCCCTGAAATTCTGCAGAGATGCTCAACAGGCCTTCATTTTCCTTCTGCTTCTGACGAAAACTCTCAG GAAAAGGTGTTGCCCTTGAAGACTCTGCATTTCTATCAAGCAGTGGAACAGaataaagcttaa